TGAGGTTATTCTCTTGGGATACTTTTGGGGTAATTAGAGTATTTACTCTAATTTTGTACTCTCTATTGTACTCTTGTTGATATAGTGAAATTGCTCCTCTCCGCTTGTGGACGTAGGTCACACTGACCGAACCACGTTAAATTTGTGCCTCATTTATTTTCTTTACTTGCTGTTGTTATCAACTAACTATTGTCTTTGTTATTGTCATTATAATATTGTTTAGATAAATTTTTCATTACCCGGATTACCGATCCTAACACAGGATTAGAAATAATACCGGGATAAGTTATCCCTGTCGGATGATGGAATAATAGTACCAGAATTAGTTATTCCTGGATAAAACAATGAAAATGACAAAAAATAATCTTGAGGTCCCTCAAACCCTTTTCTACCAAATAAGGTGAAGagtatttttgtaaacaaacaacttttcttaaaaaatatacaATGCATGCTTTTAATACAAAAACCCAAACAGTCAATAAGAAATAATTCCAAGATAACCAAAATAATTCCAAGATAACCAATCCAGCATAAAACAAAAGAACCCCTAAAGTTAATATGTTGAAAAAGAAATGACCAAAGTTTAGTACATGGAATATTCCGTTTTGTTTTGTTTGAACAACATGAATATTCcgagaaaaaaaaacaatatgGAATCCTGTCTAGAATAAGGAGACAAAGTTAGCCTTTCACCCAAAAACAAAACAAGCGTCTCACTCTCTAGTACCCATTCTTCCATTTCgctaaaaccctaaaccctacCCACAATGTCGGACATTCCACCTGAAGTTATCAGTCACATATTTTCTCGACTTCCAGTCAAGTCTTTGCTCAGATTCAGGTGTGTTTCCAAACCAGTCAAAGCCCTTATAGACAGCACAAACTTCATCCAAGCTCACCTAAAGCAACAAATGCTAAACCCCAACTCTCTTATTCTCAAGGCCAACAACAAAGCTCACAACATTTTCTCGGTTGACAACTTCAGTTCAACCCCGCAACAACAACCAAAAGAGCTTGACCACCCACTAAACCAACCCTTTGGTCCAACTCAGGTATTGGGTTCTTGTCGTGGTTTGCTTTTGATATCTAACAATATGAGTGAAAATGGTGTTTGGAATCCATCAACCAACATGTTTAGGAAGTTGCCTGTGTGTCACTTTAACCCTGAAAGTAAAACTCCAAAGGGACGTGGTCCGGGGTTGGCCCAAATTTGTGGTGGCTTTGGTTGTGATGTTTGTGGTGATGATTATAAGGTGGTTACGATAGGTCAATGGTATCACCCTGATGATAATCCTTCCTTAGTTTCTGCGACAATGGTTTATAGTTTGAAGTTTGGTGGGTGGAAGAAGCTTAAGGAGGATTGTCCATATTGGTTGCTTAAGGAAGATAATGGGACGTTCGCTGGAGGTGCATTGAACTGGATTGTAACTAAGGAACCATTAGTGAGGTCGAGCCCGTTGATTCTTGTTGGTCTTAACCTTGGAAGTGAGAGGTTTGAGGAGATGCCATTTCCTGAGAATTTGGGCAAGCCAATACAATTTAATTTGGCAGCTTTGGGTGAACGCCTTTGCTTGATTTCAGGTCACGTCACGAATGCGAAGGCAAATGTGTTGGATCATGTTGATGTATGGATGATGAAGGACCGGTCTTGGGTTAAGTTGTTTAAAGTTGAGCAGTTAGAGGGTCGTCAACATTTTACTTATCTGAGGCCAATAGCATATTCAGTTACTGGTAAGGAAGTTC
Above is a genomic segment from Lycium barbarum isolate Lr01 chromosome 12, ASM1917538v2, whole genome shotgun sequence containing:
- the LOC132622539 gene encoding F-box protein CPR1-like is translated as MSDIPPEVISHIFSRLPVKSLLRFRCVSKPVKALIDSTNFIQAHLKQQMLNPNSLILKANNKAHNIFSVDNFSSTPQQQPKELDHPLNQPFGPTQVLGSCRGLLLISNNMSENGVWNPSTNMFRKLPVCHFNPESKTPKGRGPGLAQICGGFGCDVCGDDYKVVTIGQWYHPDDNPSLVSATMVYSLKFGGWKKLKEDCPYWLLKEDNGTFAGGALNWIVTKEPLVRSSPLILVGLNLGSERFEEMPFPENLGKPIQFNLAALGERLCLISGHVTNAKANVLDHVDVWMMKDRSWVKLFKVEQLEGRQHFTYLRPIAYSVTGKEVLMEMDGRKFLWYSLEKKSLKHAKISGGLDCFETFVSFDTLVPLYEKHGKKGIEERDVSVIEECKLEL